The following coding sequences lie in one Komagataeibacter sucrofermentans DSM 15973 genomic window:
- a CDS encoding NrtR DNA-binding winged helix domain-containing protein, with translation MMIELIAVLTAVRGDVPQVMTIDHGRQLPSGPLESTHRSLQAGVRAWVERQTGHPIGHVEQLYTFADHDRILATTQGRMIAISYLALTRSHAGETGWRDWYDYFPWENCKSDEGRASLALIERLLCHWVAGMGHAAGRVRQWQRCVSLFAIGDMVAWNDELVLQRYELLYEAGLVAEAGCPPDRAVPGQSMHHDHRRILATAMARLRARIRYRPVVFELMPEAFTLLQLQRVMESLSGVHVHKQNFRRLIMQQQLVEETGEIEEHTGGRPARLFRFCGEVRQARQFVGTKIPLVQP, from the coding sequence ATGATGATCGAGCTGATCGCCGTGCTGACGGCCGTGCGGGGGGATGTTCCGCAGGTTATGACCATCGACCATGGGCGGCAGCTGCCTTCCGGCCCGCTGGAAAGCACGCACCGCTCGCTGCAGGCGGGCGTCAGGGCATGGGTCGAGCGCCAGACCGGCCACCCCATCGGGCATGTCGAGCAGCTCTATACCTTTGCCGATCATGACCGCATCCTTGCCACCACGCAGGGGCGGATGATCGCCATTTCCTATCTTGCCCTCACGCGCAGCCACGCGGGCGAGACGGGGTGGCGTGACTGGTACGACTACTTCCCGTGGGAGAACTGCAAGAGCGACGAGGGCCGCGCCAGCCTGGCCCTGATCGAGCGCCTGCTGTGCCACTGGGTGGCGGGCATGGGCCATGCCGCCGGGCGCGTGCGGCAGTGGCAGCGCTGTGTCAGCCTGTTCGCCATTGGCGACATGGTGGCCTGGAATGACGAACTGGTGCTCCAGCGCTACGAACTGCTGTATGAGGCCGGGCTGGTGGCCGAGGCGGGCTGCCCGCCCGATCGCGCGGTGCCGGGGCAGTCCATGCACCATGACCATCGTCGCATTCTGGCAACGGCCATGGCGCGGTTGCGTGCAAGAATACGTTATCGCCCGGTTGTGTTTGAACTCATGCCCGAGGCCTTCACCCTGCTCCAGCTCCAGCGCGTGATGGAAAGCCTGTCAGGCGTGCATGTGCACAAGCAGAATTTCCGTCGCCTGATCATGCAGCAGCAACTGGTTGAAGAAACTGGCGAAATCGAGGAACACACCGGCGGTCGCCCGGCCCGTCTGTTCCGCTTCTGTGGCGAGGTGCGGCAGGCGCGGCAGTTCGTTGGCACCAAGATCCCGCTGGTGCAGCCCTGA
- the arsC gene encoding arsenate reductase (glutaredoxin) (This arsenate reductase requires both glutathione and glutaredoxin to convert arsenate to arsenite, after which the efflux transporter formed by ArsA and ArsB can extrude the arsenite from the cell, providing resistance.): MTVTLYHNRACGTSRNVLALIRAAGIEPVVVEYLKTPPTRAELDVLASRLVVPVRDLLRERGTPYAELGLDNPALSDGQILDAIAAHPVLLNRPVVMTDTQARPCRPKEMLFEILPQARPASS, encoded by the coding sequence ATGACCGTAACCCTGTACCATAACCGTGCCTGTGGCACCTCACGCAACGTGCTGGCCCTGATCCGGGCGGCCGGGATCGAACCCGTGGTGGTGGAATACCTCAAGACCCCGCCCACGCGGGCCGAACTCGATGTGCTGGCCAGCAGGCTGGTCGTGCCGGTGCGCGACCTGCTGCGCGAGCGCGGCACGCCCTATGCCGAACTCGGGCTAGATAACCCCGCGCTGAGTGACGGGCAGATCCTTGATGCCATCGCGGCCCACCCGGTCCTGCTCAACCGCCCCGTGGTCATGACCGACACGCAGGCGCGCCCGTGCCGCCCGAAGGAGATGCTGTTCGAGATCCTGCCACAGGCCCGTCCGGCTTCATCCTGA
- a CDS encoding amino acid permease, whose translation MTEGAPPAPPASVLRQRHIIMIALGGAIGAGLFVGSSAAIAAVGPAVLLGFVAVGMLVMLVMRMLGEMVIASPGKGSFVEYIRIAHGNGAAFTTGWLYWFFWLVALGSEAIAGAILLQDWIRLPVWALATALIVALNLVNRMAVHIFGECEFWLSLIKVASIVAFVVAGGLYVAHVFGPGVPVVHNVTGHGGIFPHGAMGVLSIIPTLLFTMIGSEIATVAAGESAEPAKNVAHVTRSLGTRIMLFYSLSIALILMIVPWWTIEPGHSPFVAAMQVMGIPGAAACMRVVVLTAVLSCMNSSLYITSRILAELARHGDAPALLQRRNSQNTPVNAIMANSLAGGVVAFSSILAPDTVFSFLLSCSGGVILLVYSLIVTAYMVTRRTAMPAAQRACFRLPFFPVINIATLGGVLVIFGAMLLNPSQRMTALASLGTTVFFALVHVLRRRRQA comes from the coding sequence ATGACTGAGGGCGCGCCCCCCGCCCCGCCTGCCTCCGTGCTGAGGCAGCGCCACATCATCATGATTGCGTTGGGCGGTGCCATCGGGGCCGGGCTGTTCGTGGGCAGCAGTGCTGCCATTGCCGCGGTGGGGCCTGCGGTGCTGCTGGGCTTTGTCGCGGTGGGCATGCTGGTCATGCTCGTGATGCGCATGCTGGGCGAAATGGTGATTGCCAGCCCTGGCAAGGGCTCGTTCGTGGAATATATCCGCATTGCCCATGGCAATGGGGCTGCGTTTACCACCGGGTGGCTGTACTGGTTCTTCTGGCTGGTGGCGCTGGGCAGCGAGGCGATTGCGGGCGCGATCTTGCTGCAGGACTGGATCAGGCTGCCGGTCTGGGCGCTGGCCACGGCGCTGATCGTGGCGCTGAACCTGGTCAACCGCATGGCGGTGCACATTTTTGGCGAATGCGAGTTCTGGCTCTCACTCATCAAGGTGGCCAGCATCGTGGCCTTTGTGGTGGCGGGCGGGCTGTACGTGGCGCATGTGTTCGGCCCCGGCGTGCCGGTCGTGCACAATGTAACGGGTCATGGCGGGATTTTTCCGCATGGCGCGATGGGGGTGCTGTCCATCATCCCCACCCTTCTGTTCACCATGATCGGCTCGGAAATCGCGACCGTGGCAGCGGGTGAATCCGCCGAACCGGCCAAAAACGTGGCGCATGTAACCCGCAGCCTCGGCACGCGCATCATGCTGTTCTACAGCCTGTCCATCGCGCTGATCCTGATGATCGTGCCGTGGTGGACCATCGAGCCCGGCCATTCGCCCTTTGTGGCGGCCATGCAGGTCATGGGCATTCCCGGGGCTGCTGCGTGCATGCGGGTGGTGGTGCTGACGGCGGTGCTGTCGTGCATGAACTCCAGCCTTTACATCACATCGCGCATTCTGGCCGAACTCGCGCGCCACGGCGATGCGCCCGCCCTGCTGCAACGCCGCAACAGCCAGAACACGCCTGTCAATGCCATCATGGCCAATTCACTGGCCGGGGGCGTGGTGGCGTTCTCCTCCATCCTGGCGCCGGATACGGTGTTCTCCTTCCTGCTCAGTTGCAGCGGGGGCGTGATCCTGCTGGTCTATTCGCTGATCGTCACGGCCTATATGGTCACCCGCCGTACCGCCATGCCCGCAGCACAACGGGCCTGTTTCCGGCTGCCATTCTTTCCGGTCATCAACATTGCCACCCTGGGCGGGGTGCTGGTCATTTTCGGGGCGATGCTGCTCAATCCGTCGCAGCGCATGACCGCGCTGGCCAGCCTGGGCACGACGGTGTTTTTCGCGCTGGTCCATGTCCTGCGCCGCCGCAGGCAGGCGTGA
- a CDS encoding diacylglycerol kinase family protein, with protein MNASRSVTIIVNPTAGRRRSGHATRLARILRRAGVAVQVVHTRDRGHATELARAAVEQGGCSHVVATGGDGTVAEVARGLEGSDVVLAVLPVGTANVLARELDLPFDEGALARSIIAGTSTTVWPGVLHTAQGASLFVQMAGVGFDAYVVHTVSPRLKKAVGRAAYVVSVLRALWGYRYPVLRVEVEGVVHEASSAIISKGALYAGRHVLAPASMQEEKAFSVVLFGSAGPWATLRYGLALLRGTLPRQKDVTVLRASTVAIPAPTGLPVQSDGDAHGYTAIRADINDQPIRIAICPRAG; from the coding sequence ATGAATGCGTCACGATCCGTTACCATTATCGTCAACCCCACGGCAGGGCGGCGGCGTTCTGGCCATGCCACGCGTCTTGCCAGGATCCTGCGCCGTGCGGGCGTTGCGGTGCAGGTTGTGCACACCCGCGACCGGGGCCACGCCACCGAACTCGCTCGTGCTGCGGTGGAGCAGGGTGGTTGCAGCCATGTCGTGGCAACCGGCGGTGATGGCACCGTGGCCGAAGTGGCGCGTGGGCTTGAAGGGTCCGATGTGGTTCTGGCGGTGCTGCCCGTTGGCACGGCCAACGTGCTGGCGCGTGAACTCGACCTGCCGTTTGATGAAGGCGCGCTTGCGCGGAGCATTATCGCAGGCACCAGCACCACCGTGTGGCCAGGCGTGCTGCATACGGCGCAGGGCGCGTCGCTTTTCGTGCAGATGGCGGGGGTGGGGTTTGACGCCTATGTGGTCCACACCGTCTCCCCACGCCTGAAGAAGGCCGTGGGCCGCGCGGCCTATGTGGTGTCAGTGCTGCGGGCGTTGTGGGGCTACCGCTATCCGGTTCTGCGCGTGGAGGTGGAGGGCGTCGTGCATGAAGCCTCGTCCGCCATCATCTCGAAAGGCGCGCTGTATGCAGGGCGGCATGTGCTCGCGCCCGCCTCCATGCAGGAGGAAAAGGCATTCTCCGTCGTGCTGTTTGGCAGTGCCGGGCCGTGGGCAACCCTGCGCTACGGGCTGGCCCTGCTGCGCGGCACGCTGCCACGGCAGAAGGATGTAACGGTCTTGCGGGCCAGCACGGTTGCCATTCCCGCGCCCACCGGCCTGCCCGTGCAGAGCGATGGCGATGCGCATGGCTACACCGCCATACGGGCGGACATCAATGACCAGCCCATCCGCATCGCCATTTGCCCACGCGCGGGGTAA
- the nadA gene encoding quinolinate synthase NadA, whose product MNQIAPRGKTDGLYDRVRHLVPEMEWETFVEDIRAIEVLKRERNAVILAHNYQTPEIFHCVSDIRGDSLALAREAQNTDADVIVMAGVHFMAETAKMLNPHSTVLIPDLRAGCSLADSITGADVRLLRQRYPGVPVVTYVNTSAEVKAESDICCTSGNAKRVVESLGTDRVIMIPDEYLARNIEAETGIKMITWAGHCEVHERFTPGEIERMRADHPGLVVLAHPECPPEVVAVSDFSGSTAMMDDYVRDHKGGRILLVTECSMSDNLAVRYPQTEFIRPCNMCPHMKRITLANIRQSLENMTHEVTLDPAMASRGRRAVERMLAI is encoded by the coding sequence ATGAACCAGATTGCGCCACGTGGCAAAACGGACGGGCTGTATGACCGGGTGCGTCATCTGGTCCCCGAAATGGAATGGGAGACCTTTGTCGAGGACATCCGCGCGATCGAGGTCCTCAAGCGCGAGCGCAACGCCGTCATTCTGGCGCATAACTACCAGACGCCGGAAATCTTCCATTGCGTGTCCGATATCCGTGGCGACAGCCTCGCCCTGGCGCGTGAGGCGCAGAATACGGATGCCGACGTGATCGTGATGGCGGGCGTGCATTTCATGGCCGAGACCGCCAAGATGCTCAACCCGCACAGCACCGTGCTGATCCCTGACCTCAGGGCAGGCTGCTCGCTGGCCGATTCCATCACGGGGGCCGACGTGCGCCTGCTGCGCCAGCGCTACCCCGGCGTGCCGGTGGTGACGTATGTAAACACCTCCGCCGAGGTGAAGGCCGAGAGCGACATCTGCTGCACCTCGGGCAATGCAAAGCGCGTGGTGGAAAGCCTGGGCACCGACCGGGTCATCATGATCCCCGATGAATATCTGGCCCGCAACATCGAGGCCGAGACCGGCATCAAGATGATCACCTGGGCTGGTCACTGCGAGGTGCATGAGCGCTTTACGCCGGGCGAGATCGAGCGCATGCGCGCCGACCACCCCGGCCTCGTGGTGCTTGCCCACCCCGAATGTCCGCCCGAGGTCGTGGCGGTATCGGATTTCAGCGGCTCCACCGCCATGATGGATGATTACGTGCGCGACCATAAGGGCGGCCGCATCCTGCTGGTGACAGAGTGTTCCATGAGTGACAACCTGGCCGTGCGCTATCCGCAGACCGAGTTCATCCGCCCGTGCAACATGTGCCCGCACATGAAGCGCATCACGCTGGCCAATATCCGCCAGTCACTGGAAAACATGACGCATGAGGTCACGCTCGACCCGGCAATGGCCAGCCGTGGCCGCCGTGCCGTCGAGCGCATGCTGGCGATATGA